Genomic segment of Microbacterium hydrocarbonoxydans:
GGCTGGGGCTGAGCGGCAGGGGGACTAGTCCTTCGGCGGCTTGCCCTTGTCGCCCTTCCCGGAGTTGCCGTTGTTCCCCGAGTTGCCCTTGTCGCCCTTCCCCGAGTTGCCATTGTTCCCGGAGTTCTCACTCGGTCCGGAGTTCTCGCTGTCGCCCGGTCCGCCGGTGTCGGCGACGACGTCGACAGGTGCCGCGGGCGCGTCTGCGGGCGTGGTCTCGACCGGCGTCACGACCGTGCGGATGACGGCCGCCGACGCGGCACGGCTCAGCCCCGAGGTCGGGGGCGCGCTGAAGGCGGCGATCCCGGTGACGACCGCTCCGGCGGCGAGAAGACCGGCGGCCCCGGCGATCACGCGGGTGCGGGTGCGGGTGCTGTTGCGGTTGTCTGCGCGAGCCGGGGGCCTCGGGTCGTCCGCCGCCGGAAGGACAGCGGTCGCGCCGCTCGGTCTCGCATCCGCATCCGAGGTCGGGTGGTCGCGCGGCGCCGCGGCATCCGCGCGCGGCACCGCGGCATCCGGCCCCGGCTCCGCGCGGGCGCCCGCGACGATCGCTGCCGACGCTGCGGCGACAGCGGTGCCGTTGCGGTTGGCGGCGTAGTCCCGCAGCAGCGTGCGCGTCGCGCGGGCGACTTCGGCTGCGCTCGGACGTTCATCCGGCTCGAGGCTCGTCATGCGCGTGAGCAGTTCGCGCCACTCGTCGGGCACAGTGTTCGTGATCGTCGGCGGATGCATGAGCCGAGCGATCGCAGCCGCGCGTCCCGACGCGAGCGACGGGTATCCGGGCTCGCCGGTCAACGCCTCGAGCACGACGAGGCCGAGCGAGAAGATGTCGACCGGAGTTCCGGGGTCCGCGTCGCGCAGCTGCTCGGGTGCCATATAGGCGAGGGTTCCGAGCACGATGCCCGGCGTCGTGAGGCGCGTGTTCTCGATCGAGCAGGCGATGCCGAAGTCGGCGAGCTTCGCCGCGATCGGACGATCCGACCGGCCCTGTGCGAGCAGCACGTTGGAGGGCTTGAGGTCTCGGTGCACGATGCCGGCCGCATGCACCGCAGTGAGTCCTTCGGCGAGGTCCCGAGTGATGCGGGCCACGTCTCTCGGCGGAATCGGGCCGGCGGCCATGCGCCCGGCGAGGGTGGGGCCGTCGACGAACTCCATCACCAGGTACTGCGGTCGTCCCGGAGCGAGTTGGGCGTCGTACAGGGTCACCAGCGAGGGGTGGCTGAGCGACGCGAGCAGCGCCTTCTCGGTGTGCGCCCGCTCGATCGAGGCGACGGG
This window contains:
- a CDS encoding serine/threonine-protein kinase; the encoded protein is MTLEVMSPTAALLDGRYVLDDRVGRGGMATVYRAEDTHLGRVVAIKMIHESEGPVASIERAHTEKALLASLSHPSLVTLYDAQLAPGRPQYLVMEFVDGPTLAGRMAAGPIPPRDVARITRDLAEGLTAVHAAGIVHRDLKPSNVLLAQGRSDRPIAAKLADFGIACSIENTRLTTPGIVLGTLAYMAPEQLRDADPGTPVDIFSLGLVVLEALTGEPGYPSLASGRAAAIARLMHPPTITNTVPDEWRELLTRMTSLEPDERPSAAEVARATRTLLRDYAANRNGTAVAAASAAIVAGARAEPGPDAAVPRADAAAPRDHPTSDADARPSGATAVLPAADDPRPPARADNRNSTRTRTRVIAGAAGLLAAGAVVTGIAAFSAPPTSGLSRAASAAVIRTVVTPVETTPADAPAAPVDVVADTGGPGDSENSGPSENSGNNGNSGKGDKGNSGNNGNSGKGDKGKPPKD